One Chloroflexota bacterium genomic window, GTGGGCGGCTGGCGTCGCTCGCGTCGGAACGGCGCGGCTCACGCGGCGGCTCCTGGTGGACCGGCGAGCGCGAGCAGTTCCTCCGGCCGGAATCGACCCGCGAGCTGCACCTCGGGCGTGAGCCAGATTCCGGTTTGCCGCCACACCGTCGTTTGGACGTGCGCCACGAGACGGAGAACGTCGCGTGAGGTGGCCGCCCCACGGTTAACGATGAAGTTCGCATGGAGCTGGGAGACGACCGCGTCGCCGATCGCGCGGCCCTTTAGCCCAGCGCTCTCGATGAGCCGTCCCGCCGCGTCGCCCGGAGGATTCGCAAATACGGACCCAATGCTGTATCCGCTGGGCTGAGAGTCTCGGCGGAGTCGCTGGATCTCCGAGATGCGCGCCCGCAGCACGCTCGGCTCGTCGACTTCGACGCGGAAGGTTGCGTCCAATACGGCCCCGATCAGGTTCCCGCGCTTCAGATGGCTGGAACGGTAGGCCAAACCCAGCCCCGCCGCGTCGAATGATACGGTGCCTTGGCCGAGGACGTAGACGCTGGCGCACGCGAGATGCTCCGCGACGCACGATCCGAACGCGCCCGAATTGTTGACGACGGACGCGCCCACCGTGCCCGGCACATTCGCGGCCCACTCGAGCCCGCGCAGACCGCGAAGCGCGAGCTGTTTCCCGAGGCCGGCCAGCAGGCGTCCTGCCTCGGCGCGAATAAGGACACGCCCCTGCTCGTCGGTAGCCTCGCATACCCCGTTGGCCGCCGTCCGGATGACGAGTCCGGCTATGCCCTCGTCGGCAATCAGCAAGTTCGACGCGCCGCCCATGATGCGCCAGGGCACGTCGAGCGCAGCGGCAGCCTCGACGGCGTCGACGATCTGCTGTGTCGAGCGAGCGGTCAGATAGAGGTCGGCCGGTCCGCCGACGCGCAGCGAGGCATATCGGGCGAGCGGCTCGTTAGCGCGCGCAGATGGCCCGATCCGCCGCTGCAGATCACGAAGCGCGCCCGCGTCGCC contains:
- the murB gene encoding UDP-N-acetylmuramate dehydrogenase, producing MRDAAEGAPPPAPTHRPGDAGALRDLQRRIGPSARANEPLARYASLRVGGPADLYLTARSTQQIVDAVEAAAALDVPWRIMGGASNLLIADEGIAGLVIRTAANGVCEATDEQGRVLIRAEAGRLLAGLGKQLALRGLRGLEWAANVPGTVGASVVNNSGAFGSCVAEHLACASVYVLGQGTVSFDAAGLGLAYRSSHLKRGNLIGAVLDATFRVEVDEPSVLRARISEIQRLRRDSQPSGYSIGSVFANPPGDAAGRLIESAGLKGRAIGDAVVSQLHANFIVNRGAATSRDVLRLVAHVQTTVWRQTGIWLTPEVQLAGRFRPEELLALAGPPGAAA